The proteins below are encoded in one region of Clostridium pasteurianum DSM 525 = ATCC 6013:
- a CDS encoding HD-GYP domain-containing protein yields MVEMYDVMEKELNLEDYLNYNIRRIAVLLNCDIIGIILFDDDNNFTVLKNAVIKKKNEYVKLDKKRLRVIKIDSKSILNLVKEDKKIVVYQNNHEKKYSPVAGISSSEIIIPIFDNYIGNNGTSTDLIASIYIGTFDVNMKLTIDDIKDKEVFRRICKIQNLYQAIYLKDQKQKMFINLLNIFSEMINDNDSTGILHPYHVANISEEIGKALNLDYDTLKKIYVAGLLHDIGKLYIGNDILNKKGKLTEEDFSIIKEHPEYGANIAKDVFGLEDISKLIKCHHERYDGTGYPKGIKGEDIPLGSRIICLADSVDAMLSPRSYKEPRNVEFVISELLKNRGKQFDAELVDIMINMLLKANEETTDILSDDIIWSTLTIYTTEKVYSIEGTFGKYDFGYYFKANKFNFSNEIEKEDIRSIHLYVNKNNNMYCYKIKEDYCENNTLHISSLEYIPFVDSFNILWDLDGIVHLNSFEYMHINIYKIGGSRLMFYIDKEQAAEGILDKILNMEVYFKGAKNINLTGKIVNSFNVSNKIHYEFLYVNVLDTVIDHLFKNIFSKQMELRRFITKVI; encoded by the coding sequence ATGGTCGAAATGTATGATGTGATGGAAAAGGAATTAAATTTAGAGGATTATTTAAATTATAATATAAGAAGAATAGCCGTATTGCTAAACTGTGATATTATTGGAATAATATTGTTTGATGATGATAACAATTTTACTGTATTAAAAAATGCTGTAATCAAAAAGAAAAATGAATATGTAAAATTGGACAAAAAAAGGCTAAGGGTTATTAAAATTGATTCTAAAAGCATACTGAATTTGGTGAAAGAGGATAAAAAAATTGTGGTTTATCAAAATAATCATGAAAAGAAATACTCACCTGTAGCCGGTATCAGTTCATCAGAAATTATTATTCCTATATTTGATAATTACATAGGTAATAATGGTACTTCTACTGACCTTATAGCCAGTATTTATATAGGCACTTTTGATGTAAATATGAAATTGACAATTGATGATATTAAGGATAAAGAAGTATTTAGAAGAATATGTAAGATACAAAATTTGTATCAGGCAATTTATTTAAAGGATCAGAAGCAGAAAATGTTTATAAATTTATTGAATATATTTTCTGAAATGATAAATGACAATGATTCCACGGGAATTTTACATCCTTATCATGTGGCAAATATATCAGAAGAAATAGGAAAAGCTCTCAATCTTGATTATGATACATTGAAAAAAATATATGTAGCAGGACTTTTGCATGATATAGGTAAGCTTTATATAGGTAATGATATTCTAAATAAAAAAGGAAAGCTTACGGAAGAGGATTTTAGTATTATAAAAGAGCATCCTGAATATGGAGCTAACATTGCAAAAGATGTTTTTGGATTGGAGGACATATCAAAGCTTATAAAATGTCATCATGAAAGATATGACGGTACAGGATATCCAAAAGGGATAAAAGGCGAGGACATCCCTCTTGGCAGCAGAATAATATGTTTAGCTGATTCTGTAGATGCTATGCTTTCTCCTAGAAGTTATAAAGAACCAAGAAATGTAGAATTTGTTATAAGTGAACTACTAAAAAATAGGGGGAAGCAATTTGATGCTGAATTAGTAGATATTATGATAAATATGCTTTTAAAGGCAAATGAGGAGACTACAGATATATTATCTGATGATATAATATGGAGTACCTTGACAATCTATACAACGGAAAAGGTATACTCTATTGAAGGAACTTTTGGAAAGTATGATTTTGGATACTATTTTAAGGCAAATAAATTTAATTTCTCCAATGAAATTGAAAAAGAGGATATAAGAAGCATTCATCTATATGTAAATAAAAACAACAATATGTATTGTTATAAGATAAAAGAAGATTATTGTGAAAATAATACATTGCATATTTCATCCCTTGAATATATTCCCTTTGTAGATTCTTTCAATATTTTATGGGATCTGGATGGAATTGTTCATTTAAACTCCTTTGAATATATGCATATTAATATATATAAAATTGGTGGAAGCAGACTGATGTTTTATATAGACAAAGAGCAGGCAGCAGAGGGCATTTTAGATAAAATTCTAAACATGGAAGTCTATTTTAAAGGTGCAAAAAATATAAATCTCACAGGAAAAATAGTCAATAGTTTTAATGTAAGTAATAAAATTCATTATGAATTTCTATATGTGAATGTACTTGATACGGTAATAGACCATCTGTTTAAAAATATATTCAGCAAGCAGATGGAGTTAAGGAGGTTTATTACTAAGGTAATATGA
- a CDS encoding DeoR/GlpR family DNA-binding transcription regulator, which yields MGKTNSIVSKRREKILEYLRVHEELSNNDLSEKLKISPLTLRRDLQALDDEGLITRFYGGAKLIDAKDTLNHKRTHNDINLQLKLNSIAKYAADLVQDGDTIFMNSSSTVLLMLKYLKNKRVNVVTNNGKALNENIDSNVELVLTGGQVYERKQSLVGDFATYILSKITADKCFLGVSGISYESGISTSVLQETLVNHEMIKRCGGPVYILADSSKVGRHHNFSSGDINEISDLITDSDIDKNEIENFQSKNVNVITINYRENSYEKFSNKIT from the coding sequence ATGGGAAAAACAAATAGTATTGTTTCTAAAAGAAGAGAGAAAATTCTAGAATATTTAAGAGTACATGAAGAACTATCCAATAATGATTTATCTGAAAAATTAAAGATTTCACCACTTACATTAAGAAGAGATCTTCAAGCTTTAGATGATGAAGGCTTAATAACTAGATTTTATGGAGGTGCAAAATTAATAGATGCTAAAGATACCTTAAATCATAAAAGAACACATAATGATATTAATCTTCAATTAAAACTAAATTCCATAGCGAAATATGCAGCTGATTTGGTACAAGACGGTGATACAATATTTATGAATTCTAGTTCAACAGTACTTTTAATGTTAAAATATCTAAAAAATAAAAGGGTTAATGTAGTTACTAATAACGGCAAAGCTCTTAATGAAAACATTGATTCCAATGTTGAACTTGTTTTAACAGGAGGGCAGGTATATGAAAGAAAACAGTCCTTAGTTGGTGATTTTGCTACTTATATACTTTCAAAAATAACAGCTGATAAATGTTTTCTAGGAGTTAGTGGTATATCTTACGAATCAGGTATAAGTACTTCAGTTCTTCAAGAAACTTTAGTAAACCATGAAATGATTAAACGCTGTGGCGGTCCAGTTTATATTTTAGCAGATAGTTCAAAAGTAGGAAGACATCACAATTTTTCAAGTGGAGACATAAATGAAATTAGTGATCTAATTACAGATTCAGATATTGATAAAAATGAAATAGAAAATTTTCAATCTAAAAATGTTAATGTCATAACAATAAATTATAGAGAAAATTCATATGAAAAATTTAGCAACAAAATCACTTAA
- the ulaG gene encoding L-ascorbate 6-phosphate lactonase, producing MSQIQDITRESWILSTFPEWGTWLNEEIEQEKVKPGTFSMWWLGCTGIWLKTEGSTNICIDFWCGSGKKTKSNPYIKPQHQMARMCGGKKLQPNLRVAPFVLDPFGIKKVDAILATHDHNDHIDVNVAAAVIQNCDSSIPFIGPKACVDKWIGWGVPEERCVVVKPGDIVKVKDIEIVALESFDRTALITEPPTGDIRGKLPPDMDIKAVNYLIKTPGGNLYHSGDSHYSNYYAKHGNDYRIDVALGSYGENPRGITDKMTSVDILRMAEALKTKVVIPFHHDIWSNFQADTKEILELFDMRKNRLQYKFNPFIWQVGGKFTFPDDSENREYHYPRGFDDCFSTDINVPFTSFL from the coding sequence ATGTCACAAATACAGGATATTACAAGAGAATCATGGATACTTAGTACTTTTCCAGAATGGGGAACATGGCTAAATGAGGAGATAGAACAGGAGAAAGTAAAGCCAGGAACTTTTTCGATGTGGTGGTTAGGATGTACAGGTATTTGGCTTAAAACAGAGGGAAGTACGAACATATGTATAGATTTTTGGTGTGGAAGTGGAAAAAAGACAAAATCCAATCCGTATATCAAACCACAACATCAAATGGCTAGAATGTGTGGAGGTAAAAAGCTTCAACCAAACTTAAGAGTAGCACCTTTTGTATTAGATCCATTTGGAATTAAAAAAGTAGATGCAATTTTGGCAACACATGATCACAATGATCATATTGATGTAAACGTTGCAGCAGCAGTTATTCAAAATTGTGATTCAAGTATTCCGTTTATTGGTCCAAAAGCCTGTGTAGATAAATGGATTGGATGGGGAGTCCCAGAAGAAAGATGTGTAGTTGTTAAACCTGGAGATATAGTAAAAGTTAAAGATATAGAAATAGTAGCATTGGAATCCTTTGATAGAACAGCACTGATAACTGAGCCGCCTACTGGAGATATAAGAGGAAAACTACCTCCTGATATGGATATTAAAGCTGTTAATTATTTAATAAAAACACCTGGTGGTAATCTTTATCATAGTGGAGATTCACATTATTCTAATTATTATGCAAAGCATGGAAACGATTACCGCATAGATGTTGCATTAGGTTCTTATGGAGAAAATCCAAGAGGAATTACAGATAAGATGACATCTGTAGATATTTTAAGAATGGCTGAAGCATTAAAGACTAAAGTGGTTATCCCTTTCCATCATGATATATGGTCAAATTTTCAGGCTGATACAAAAGAAATATTAGAGTTATTTGATATGAGAAAGAATAGATTACAATATAAATTTAATCCATTTATATGGCAGGTAGGAGGTAAATTTACATTTCCAGATGATAGTGAAAATAGAGAATATCACTATCCAAGAGGATTTGATGATTGTTTCTCTACTGATATAAATGTACCATTTACATCATTTTTATAA
- a CDS encoding PTS sugar transporter subunit IIA: MLQELIEKKRYSFHEGFEKWEDAVQASCKPLLDGGAIEQAYVDAIIANVKKYGPYIVIAPNICIPHAQENVKGVNETAICFMRTKKPVHFSNDPEQDARLFFVLASTDSNVHIQNLSNMVRLIEDERVVQKLLDAEEKEDLEEIIQFTKEKIV; this comes from the coding sequence ATGTTACAAGAATTAATTGAGAAAAAAAGATATTCTTTTCATGAAGGATTTGAAAAATGGGAAGATGCAGTGCAAGCATCTTGTAAACCTTTACTAGACGGAGGAGCAATTGAACAAGCTTATGTAGATGCCATAATAGCAAATGTTAAAAAATATGGACCATATATAGTTATAGCACCTAATATTTGTATACCTCATGCTCAGGAAAATGTTAAAGGTGTTAATGAAACGGCAATATGTTTTATGAGAACAAAGAAACCCGTACATTTCAGTAATGATCCAGAGCAAGATGCAAGATTATTCTTTGTATTGGCTTCGACAGACAGCAATGTGCATATTCAAAATTTATCAAATATGGTGAGGTTAATTGAAGATGAAAGGGTAGTACAAAAACTATTGGATGCCGAAGAAAAAGAAGATTTAGAGGAAATTATCCAATTTACCAAAGAAAAAATTGTATAA
- a CDS encoding PTS ascorbate transporter subunit IIC codes for MGVWKFFQINILTNPAFFIGFIVLIGYLLLRRPIYEAIAGFIKATVGYLILNVAAAGLVSNFRPILAGLKDRFNLTAAVIDPYFGQTAAQAAIEGIGKSFSLMMVVLLIAFIFNIVLVLFRKGTKIRTVFITGHIMVQQSSTALWMVLFCFPNLIDTQAVIMLGLLLGTYWAVSSNLTVEPTQELTEGGGFAVAHQQMFGIWITDKIAGKIGNKEKSIEHLKLPGFLSIFNDNVVATGILMTIFFGAIMGILGQGLLHKIDTSFTADRNFMFYIIEKSFNFAVYLSILQLGVKMFVSELTESFQGISNKLLPGSMPAVDCAATYGFGHANAVTIGFLFGALGQFISIIGLVVFKSPVLIITGFVPVFFDNATFAIFANKKGGLRAAMIIPFVSGIIQVLGGAFAAYYFQLSKYGGWHGNFDFDTVWPVIGVLMKNLQYVGFAIVIIVLLAIPQIQYMKNKKGYFKIAEDYEEYVSETENG; via the coding sequence ATGGGTGTATGGAAGTTTTTCCAGATAAATATTTTGACTAATCCAGCATTTTTTATAGGCTTTATCGTATTGATAGGATATTTACTATTAAGAAGACCAATTTATGAAGCAATAGCAGGCTTTATAAAAGCTACAGTTGGTTATTTAATTTTAAATGTAGCAGCTGCGGGACTAGTAAGTAATTTCCGTCCAATATTGGCAGGATTAAAAGATCGTTTTAACTTAACAGCAGCAGTTATTGATCCTTATTTTGGTCAAACGGCAGCTCAAGCGGCAATAGAAGGTATTGGAAAATCATTCTCGCTTATGATGGTAGTACTTTTAATAGCATTTATTTTTAATATAGTTTTAGTATTGTTTAGAAAGGGAACAAAGATAAGAACGGTATTTATTACAGGACATATAATGGTTCAGCAATCTTCAACGGCTTTATGGATGGTATTATTCTGTTTTCCAAATTTAATTGATACACAGGCAGTAATAATGCTTGGATTACTTCTTGGAACCTACTGGGCAGTATCATCAAATCTTACGGTAGAACCTACTCAAGAACTAACAGAAGGTGGTGGATTTGCAGTAGCCCATCAACAGATGTTTGGTATTTGGATTACAGATAAAATTGCAGGAAAAATTGGAAATAAGGAAAAATCAATAGAACATTTAAAATTACCGGGTTTTCTATCAATTTTTAATGACAATGTGGTTGCCACAGGTATATTAATGACAATTTTCTTTGGAGCTATAATGGGAATATTAGGTCAGGGTTTATTACACAAAATAGATACAAGTTTTACTGCAGACAGAAACTTTATGTTTTATATAATTGAAAAATCGTTTAATTTTGCAGTGTATCTGAGTATATTACAACTAGGTGTCAAGATGTTCGTTTCAGAGCTTACAGAGTCGTTTCAAGGTATTTCAAATAAGCTTTTACCTGGATCAATGCCAGCTGTTGATTGTGCAGCAACTTATGGTTTTGGTCATGCCAATGCTGTAACTATTGGATTTTTATTTGGAGCTTTAGGACAGTTTATATCAATTATAGGTTTAGTAGTATTTAAAAGTCCAGTATTAATAATTACAGGTTTCGTACCAGTATTCTTTGATAATGCTACCTTTGCAATATTTGCGAACAAAAAAGGCGGATTAAGGGCAGCTATGATAATACCTTTTGTATCAGGAATAATTCAGGTATTAGGAGGAGCATTTGCAGCATATTATTTTCAGTTATCAAAATATGGTGGATGGCATGGAAATTTTGACTTTGATACAGTATGGCCTGTAATTGGAGTACTAATGAAGAATCTTCAATATGTAGGTTTTGCTATTGTAATTATAGTATTATTAGCTATACCTCAAATTCAATATATGAAAAATAAAAAGGGTTATTTTAAAATAGCAGAAGACTATGAAGAATATGTTAGTGAAACAGAAAATGGGTAA